The following nucleotide sequence is from Streptomyces sp. HUAS CB01.
CAGTCGATGCCCTTGCCGATGTACAGCTCGGCGAACGCGGCCGCGGCGGCGGGCGAGTCGAAGATGCGCCGGAGGCGGGCGTCCGCGGCGCCCGCGCGGAACGGGTCGCCCGACGAGGCTCCGTGCATCACCTCCGAGAGCCACTGCGAGAACTCCTGGTACTGCCACACCTGCCGCAGACACGCCGCCGAGTAGTCGCGAAGGCCCCGGGTCTCGCCCTTGGCGCAGTACGCGACGAGCGCGTCGCCGAGCAGCAGCGCGTCGTGCAGGGCCAGGTTCATGCCCTTCGCGGCGATCGGCGCGGCAAGATGGGCGGCGTCGCCGGCGAGGTGGAGCCGGCCGTACGACATGTGCTCCACCACGTAGTTGTGCATGTCGAGCACCCGCTTCTCGATGAGCCGGCCCTCGTTGAGCGGCGGGGCACCGTCAGCCGCCAGCCGGTGGTGCAGTTCGGACCAGACGCGCTCGTGCGACCAGTTCCCGGGGTCGTCGCCGGGCGGGCACTCGAGGTAGTAGCGGGTGACCTGGGGGCTGCGGGCCATGTGTGCGGCGAAGCCGTCGGGGTGGACGCCGAAGACGACGCAGTCGCTGGACGGCGGGGCCTCGGCGAGGAGGGCGAGCCAGCCGATGCCGTAGTCGTGCCGGGCGACGGTGGCGTG
It contains:
- a CDS encoding 4-hydroxybenzoate 3-monooxygenase, translating into MGAGPAGLTVANILRAASVDCVVLEAESRAFIEQRPRAGFLEEWAVRALERRGLADGLLERAHAHHEFEFRFAGERRRFPYGELSGRRHFVYPQPLLVTDLVRSYADDRGGDIRFGVRDVEVHGVDGDRPSVSYTDPDTGRRERIDCDAVAGCDGARGVSRRAIPPEHATVARHDYGIGWLALLAEAPPSSDCVVFGVHPDGFAAHMARSPQVTRYYLECPPGDDPGNWSHERVWSELHHRLAADGAPPLNEGRLIEKRVLDMHNYVVEHMSYGRLHLAGDAAHLAAPIAAKGMNLALHDALLLGDALVAYCAKGETRGLRDYSAACLRQVWQYQEFSQWLSEVMHGASSGDPFRAGAADARLRRIFDSPAAAAAFAELYIGKGIDC